The genomic DNA GACTCGCATACCGCGTTTACGCTGGGCGATTTCACTGAATGCCAGAAAATTCTTGATGCCGTCGATTTTCCCGAAGATCGCATTCTGAATGTCACGCCGCGCCGTTTCCTGAATTTCCTTGAAGCTCGCGGGATGGCGCCGATCCCTGAATTTTCTGAACTGTAATTTGTTAACTGGAATAACTGAATGAACGAGTTTTCAATCCTCTGTCGCGTGTTGGGATCGCTGTACTACCGTCAACCGCAGGATCCGTTGCTGATGCCGCTTTTTACGCTGATCCGCGAAGGCAAACTGGCAGAAAGCTGGCCGCTGGAACAGGACGAGCTGCTGGAGCGTCTGCAGAAAAGCTGCGACGGGCAGCAGATCGCGGCGGATTACAACGCGCTGTTTGTCGGTGCCGAGTGCAGCGTACCGCCGTTCGCCAGCCACTGGCAGAGCGAGATCAAAGAAGCAGATGTACGCGCGTTCTTGTCTGAACGTGGTATGCCGCTCAGCGACGCGCCTGCCGATCACCTCGGTACGTTGCTGCTGGCCGCGTCCTGGCTGGAAGATCAGTCGGAAGAGGATGAAAGCGAGGCGCTGGAAACCCTGTTCGCAGAATACCTGCTGCCCTGGTGCGGCACCTTCCTCGGCAAGCTGGAAGCCCACGCCGCGACGCCATTCTGGCGGACGATGGCACCGCTGACCCGCGAGGCGATTTCCGCCATGTGGGATGAATTACAGGAAGAGAACGAAGAGTGATTTAAATCACACTATCAATGTAACGTGAAATCATTGCGTGATGATAATGTGCCTGATATCACAATTGCGTGGCGCGTTTCTGCTATGATCCGCGCCATGAACATACTCTTTTCAATTGCACTGACGACAGGCATTCTCTCCGGTATCTGGGGCTGGGTGGCGGTCTCTTTAGGTTTACTGAGTTGGGCGGGTTTTCTCGGCTGTACCGCGTATTTCGCCTGTCCGCAGGGCGGGCTGAAAGGGCTGCTGATCGCCACCTGTACGGTGATGAGCGGTGTCCTGTGGGCGCAGGTCATTATGTATGGCAGCGCGCTGGCACCACATCTGGAAATCCTCAGCTACGCCATGAACGGCATCGTCGCGTTTCTGATGTGCATCCAGGCAAAACAGCTACTGCTGTCGTTCGTTCCCGGCACGTTTATCGGCGCAGGCGCGACCTTCGCGGGGCAGGGTGACTGGCGGGTGATTGTTCCGTCGCTGGCGCTGGGTCTGCTGTTTGGTTATGCAATGAAAAACAGCGGTCTGTGGCTGGCCTCCCGGCGGATGAAAGCCGAATCGCCATCATTACAACGTGAATAAAAAAGCGTGGCCCGGCGCCACGCTTTTTTTTGCCTGTCATCAGGATTCCGGCGGTACCGACATCTCGCGGTACTTCGCCAGCACCGGGTTATTCAGATCGGCTTTGTTTTGCAGGTCCCACAGGCTGCGGTCGATGCCATCGTTAATCAGATAGATGACCCCCGTTTCAATCGCCGACATCAGGCACAACATCACCGGTTCGTTGGCGGTATAGCCAATTTCTCCTTCCAGCAGACGCTGATAATCAATAAAGCGGAACACCCCGGCCTGCACTTCATAAGAAAGAATGGTTTTGCTGGTATTCACCGACGACAGCACTTCGCCGGTACTGACGTTAACCACCCGCAGGTTGACCGCGATTTGATCGAGCTGGTATTGCGTGTCCGCGCCAATCCCGAAATAGCGTGCCCCCACACCACCGGATTTTACATTGCTCTCGTAACCAATAATCGAGCCTTCAATCATGATGTTGGCCGCGGTCAGCGACTGCAGCGGAATGCGGTTGTTAATCGCCACCGTGCCGTTTTCCTGCGCCGCGCGAATGATTTTGCGTTCATTCAGCAGGTTTTGCAGACCCTGGCGTTCAAGCGGCACAAACCAGCGCGAATCCTTCAGCGCTGTTACCAGCATGGCGGTGGCGCTCTGCGGTACGGCGGTCGAGAAGTTACTGGCCGGGTAGGGTTTGAACTGCCCGGTTTCATCCTGAATGTTGTACACCGAAACAAAGATCTTCCCGCTGGGCATCGGTAAATGGGTTAAATCACGATAGCTCTGCGCCCGCGGCATTAACGTCGGTTTTGCGGCTTCTTTTGGCGGGGCCGTTAAACATCCGCTCATTAAACTGACAGCCAGGAGAAGTAATAAGCGCTGCATGATAGTCGTCCTGTAATAACTGAGCGTTAGAAATCAGTGGAATTGGTTTGTAAACCCGAAACCTCAATGGTCGAGGTTTTTCCGGTTTTACGGTCGGTGACGTTTAATTGCAGCTGGCCGTCACGGTTGGTGATATCGATGATGAAATCATTAGTCACCATTCTTCCTGGTTTGCCGGTGTTAATATTGGTGAGTAGCCCGCCTAATATCTGCGACTGGATTGCCTGAGTGAAATTATCCAGCGCCGAAGGTGTTTCCACGCCGTAGTCTTCATAGCTCGGATCTTTATACGAGTTTTGCGCCTGAGCGCTGTTGAGCAGGAAAGCGCCGTTATTCGGGTTCCCACCAAAATTGGGGTTTCGGAACTGGAATACCATATTCCCGCCCCAGCTGACGGTGGGGATCAGGATGAGTGAAATCACTGCATATGCAATACGCATGACAGCCTCCGCGTTATATTCAGTTTTTTAAAATTCGTCCTGAGCTAAATCTTTGGTGCTCAGCAACGTCTGATCGATCTGCCGGCGTTTTATCGCCTCGTCAGTCGCTGCCAGCGCCTGACCCACCGTATTTTCAAAATCGCGTCTGGTAGGAAAGAGAAACGTCTGGAAAATCACATCCTGATTAATGGCGATGGTTATCCAGCTCCCCCAGCGGGCGCTGGGTCGCTCATTAATCGTCAGATTTCCCTTGTATTCACTTTCCCACTTGTCGCTGAAGGAACGATAAAAATCATGCCCCACAGACGAGACCGTGTGATCGGTGATTAAACCGGGGATTTCCACTTCAACGGCGTGCAGATCTCCGGTGGCGAGCAGGAGCTCTGCCGCCACAAACCAGGCAAAATAGCGTTTCATGGCGTCACCGTCTGAGGTTATCGTTGGCCCATGAGACTGCCTGCGTGCGGTTTTTAACGGATATCTTTTTGAAAAGGTTATAAAGATGTGTTTTGACCGTGTTCTCGCTGATAAACAGCGAGCGGGCGATCTCGTTGTTGGAAGCGCCAATCCGTAGCTTGTTGAGGATCTCTTTCTCGCGATGGGTGAGCAGAGTGGTGTCTGTCCCGTTATACCGGTAGTTGCCGGAATGGGTGATGAGATAACTCGCTAACTTTTGTGAGAAATAACATTCGCCGCGCAGAACACCCTGCAATCCCTCAAGCAGACGCGATTCATCTTCAGAGACATAGAATACCCCGTTGATATGCGGCCAGTTTTCAATATCCCGGAAAGGATATTCATCAGGCGTATTTAACAGCAGCATCCTGATATTATTGTTTTTTCTGCTTAAATTTTCTTGCCAGTAATGAATGAGCTTTTTATCGGCTTCCATCATATCAAATAATATAATGCTATTAGCCGAAATATCATCCAGAGATCGCTGAATATTATGCAGTTTTGTCGTTAATACCAGCGAATGCTTTAAATGCTGGAGCAGGGCAGTGGCCTGCAAAGAAGGTTTAGTGATCAACAATAATGTATGACCATGAATACTATGGACTTCATTAAACATGATGAAACCCCACTTTTTTGAGCGCACCTGACAGCTGCCCACGGGGTGACCGTGAGTACCAGAAGTACTGAAAGATGCGGAACTGCTGTGTGTAGAAAGTGCCATAAACCCCGCTATGGGGGCTAAAAGTAAAACTAATTGAGTACGACTATTTTCAATCTAGTCATTACTAACCTTAAAGCAAGTGTTAATCCTGTAACAGAATGTAAAAATAAATATTAAAATGTGAATATTTGGATTTTAAACTGTTTAGATTTAATAGAAAAGTTGTACATTCCGATAATTGTGCACAAATTTAACAAACCTGCTTCGCTGCTTTTATTTATTGATTTATAGAGTATTTATTCTTTCAGAAATGCCAGGTTGCGGGTGCATTATTACAAAATTCTGACAGTACGATCTGTACAAGCTCACATCTTAAGAAAAGTCGAGTCTGGTCACGTGCAAAACGTGAATAATCACTTTGCGCAATATGAATAGCGTCAACTTCTCTTGACGGCAGCCCTGTCTGGCGATGTGTCTTTATCTTCAGGATGTCAGCAAATAAGCAGAAATAAAACCAGCCTGCCGCTTCGATTGCGTGTTCCGGTTCATACTTTGGGGTGAATATAAGCAACAAAATACCACTGGCGGGTGAGATATTTAAAATGTTTCTCCAGACATACTCTTCATCGTAACGCCGCGTTAACAAAAAACGCTTGTCGTTTACATATTATCCGTACGTTATTATTACAACAGTACCAGGTCCAGGGCGACAACATGAAAAACAAATTGTTATTTATGGTGTTAATAATACTGGGTTCGCCTGGGTTAGTAATCGCAGCAGGTAATGATCTGGCTAATTCAGAATATAACCTCGCGGTTAATGAGTTAAGTAATCCATCTTACAATCAGGCAGCCATTATTGGTCAGCAGGGTGGTTATAATAATGCCACTATTCGCCAGAGCGGTTCAAAAGTCCTTTCTGTTATTTCACAGGAGGGCTCCGCGAACCGGGCGAGAATTGACCAGTCAGGAACCTATAACCTTGCTTATATTGCGCAGGCGGGCAGCGCCAACGATGCAAATATTCAGCAAGGAGGGTATGGAAATACTGCGGCTATTATCCAGAAGGGATCAGGTAATAAAGCAGATATTACTCAGTATGGTACGCAAAAAACCGCAGTTGTAGTGCAACGACAGTCGCAGATGGCAATACGCGTCATTCAACGCTAGCTATTCACGGCAATTAAAATCAATCCGATGGGGGTTTACCATGAAACTTATCAAAGTCGCAGCATTCGCAGCCATTGTAGTTTCTGGCAGTGCTCTGGCAGGTCTTGTTCCGCAGTACGGTGGTGGTCATGGCGGTGGTGGTGGCAGCACAACAGGCCCTGAGTCAACCATGAGCATTTATCAGTATGGTGGCGGTAACATGGCGACCGCGCTGCAAAGCGATGCGCGCAACTCTGATCTGACTATTAAACAGTATGGCGGCGCCAACGCAGCCGATGTGGGCCAGGGGTCTGACACCAGCTCTATCGACCTGCTGCAGAAAGGCTATGCAAACAATGCCACTATCGATCAGTGGAACAGCAAAAACTCTGAAGTCGAAGTGCGTCAGTTCGGTGCAAGCAACGGTGCTTTGGTTAACCAGTCCGCCTCTGATTCCAGCGTCACTGTCCATCAGGTTGGTTTTGGCAACAACGCAACGGCCAGCCAGTACTAAAACCCGATTTTGTCATCTAAAAAACAGGGCGCTGGCCCTGTTTTTTTCTGGAGGCGACTATGCACAGCTTGTTGCTGCTGGCGGTGCTGAGCAATCAGATTGCGTTTGACGTTGCGCAACAGGGCGATATCACCACAATTATCCCCGTTGTGACCTTAACTCAGTCCTGCGTCTGCCGCGTTCAGGTGCTGACCCTGCGGGAAGGGCAGAGCGGCACCAGCCAGATACAGCAGAGTAAGACCCTTTCTTTGCCCGCTAATCAGGCGATTGATCTCCCGCTGCTTCGTATAAATTTGACCCCTGAAGACACGGTAAAAGTGGTTGTCACTGTCACGGACGGGCAGGCGCTTCATTTGTCGCAGCAGTGGTTGTCATCGAACAAAACGTGACCAAAAAAAATCAGTAAATCAAGTCATTGAATCGACTGGCGGAAACGCAGAAACGTTAATATGCTGTAATAAATGTTAGTGACCGTGTCATCTTTAAACACAGTAGCTATCGTCTGGTGCAACGCTGACCGCACTCAAGGATGAGCCATACTGAAGAGGTTTGACATGAAAACATTTGTGAGCACAACGCTTTCCTTACTTCTCCTCATCTCATCTACGGTAAGTCTCGCGGCTACCACCTCGCCAGGCGGCGTGATTCACTTCCGCGGCGCGATTGTCGAAGACCCCTGCAACATTGCTCGCACCGCTGAAAACGTGGCGTTGAGTTGCTATCGCGATGGCGTAACAAAAACCTCTGTCTATTCTCTCGAACAAGCCGAAAAAGGGGTTAAAGGGAATAGTGCGATCGCGGCGGTAAAAATGGATTACATCAACCCGCAAAAAACCCTGGCGGTGCTGCGGGTCGACTATCAGTAGCCAGAAAAAAGCCCCTCCAGGAGGGGCTTTGATTAACTCGCGCTGGCCTGCGCTTTTTTCGGTGCCTGTAAAGGTTTGCCGGAAAAGAGGAAGCGCAGCAGCGGAATGCGCAAATGGATCTCATATAAAATCAGTGCGCAGCCGATAACAAATACCAGCCCGGCGAGAAAGCCCAGCGTATCAGATGTAATGAAAGGCGTGATCCACGCCCCATAGAAAAGCGTTAAGGGATGATGTACCAGATAGATAAACAGCGAAGCGTTGACGAAGTAGGTGACGCGCGCCGACTGAAAATTCAGCAGCCGATGCCCGAAGGCAAACACTACATTCACCATCCACAACCCCAACACCATCGTAATCACCGATTCCGTTTCGTACATCCATGCATCACCGGAACCGTATTGCTGATTCAGACGATAGGCGATAAAGCCCAGCACCGCACCGACCGCGCACCACGGGGAAGGAGTGGTGAACATCGCTTTCAACCGCGGATTGATAAACGCCTGTGCGCCGATGATAAAGAACGGCACGTAAAATAGCGTCTGCATCACGGCGAAATTGAACAGGCCGTCACTCAGAATCGGCGGATAAACGATGAACAGTGTGCGGCGGATTGCGCCATACAGCACACCGAGCGCCAGAAACAGCAGCGTCAGTTGCCCGAGTGTAACATGTTCGAAAAAGCGTTTGCGGGCGCGGGTCTGGCGACGTCTCAGCCAGCGGAACACCACAATGCTGACGGTCGTCAATACCACCAGCACCAGCAGGAACCACAGGTGCGAAATCAGCTCCCACACCAGCGTATTGTACTTGTCGTACAGCGACAGTTCCTGCCAGCTGTCGGTTTTACCTTTCACATACTGCAGCATAATAAACTGCGGCAGCGTCAGCAGCGGAATGGCGGTCAGCAACGGGATCCCGACGCGCTCCACGCGCACTTTCCACCATTTTTTAAGCGGATAGCGCAAAAACAGCATGTAGGAAAAGTAGCCGGAGATGACGAAAAAGACCTGCATGCGGAACGAATGAATGAAATCATTGAACAGCGTCAGCCACCATGATGGCTCCGCGCTGTTCACGTGCCAGACATGGCTTGAGTAGATCAACGAAATGTGAAAAGGAATCCCTAATAACATCAGCCATGCACGGATAGAATCAAGGAAATATTCACGTTGTGGCGGTACTTTATTCATAGACTTACGTACAATCTCAGACTTTTCGTCTTATCGCGAGTGGCGATAACGTTTAAATTCGGCAGCAACCCTACACGATGTCCGGGAACCTGTCTCCAGGATAAGCACGCAAAGTACAAAAAGGCAGCGGATCAGTCACTAATCCATCGGCCGGCGTGCTGAACCTGACTGGGATTCAGTTGTCGGATTGCTTGAGTTTCCATTAAAATAGATCGGATCGATTTAAGCACACAAAGGGGGAAGTGCTTACTTATATGAAACATAAACCACAGATGATGAAACTGCGCTGGATTGGCGCAGCCGTAATGTTATCCCTGTGTACTTCATCTGCATGGGCATTTAGTATTGATGACGTTGCAAAGCAGGCAAAATCACTCGCTGGCAAAGGCTACGAGGCACCAAAAAGCAACCTGCCCTCCGCATTCCGCGACATGAAATACGCGGACTATCAAAAGATCCAGTTCAACCACGATAAAGCCTACTGGAGCAACATCAAAACCCCGTTCAAATTAGAGTTCTACCATCAGGGGATGTACTTCGACACGCCGGTGACTGTCAACGAAGTGACGGCCACCGCCGTGCGTAAAATTAAATATAGCCCGGATTACTTCAATTTTGGCGATGTCCCGCATGACAAAGACACGGTCAAGGATCTGGGCTTTGCCGGTTTCAAAATCCTCTATCCGATCAACAGCAAAGATAAGAACGATGAGATCGTCAGCATGCTCGGTGCCAGCTATTTCCGGGTGATCGGTCAGGGTCAGGTTTACGGTTTATCTGCTCGTGGGCTGGCGATTGATACCGCGCTGCCGTCCGGCGAAGAGTTCCCGCGTTTTCGCGAGTTCTGGATTGAGCGTCCAAAACCGACCGATAAGCGCCTGACGATTTATGCGCTGCTGGATTCGCCCCGCGCTGCGGGTGCTTACCGTTTTGTAGTGATCCCGGGCCGCGATACCGTGGTCGACGTGCAGTCTAAAATCTATCTGCGCGACAAAGTGGGCAAACTCGGCGTGGCGCCGCTGACCAGTATGTTCCTGTACGGACCAAACCAGCCGTCGCCAACCACCAACTATCGCCCGGAAATGCATGACTCCAACGGTCTTTCTATTCATGCCGGTAATGGCGAATGGATCTGGCGTCCACTTAACAATCCGAAACACCTCGCCGTAAGCAGCTACGAAACCGAAAACCCGCAGGGCTTTGGTCTGCTGCAGCGCGGCCGTCAGTTCTCGCGTTTTGAAGATCTGGATGACCGCTACGACCTGCGCCCGAGCGCGTGGATCACGCCGAAAGGCGACTGGGGCAAAGGCAAAATCGAACTGGTTGAAATCCCGACCAACGATGAAACCAACGACAACGTCGTTGCCTACTGGACGCCTGAGCAACTGCCTGAGGCGGGCAAGGAGATGAACTATAAATACACCATCACCTTCAGCCGCGACGAAGACAAACTGCACGCACCGGATAACGCGTTTGTGATGCAAACCCGTCGTTCAACGGGCGATGTGAAACAGGCGAACCTGATCCGTCAGCCGGACGGCACCATCGCTTTCGTTGTTGACTTCACTGGCGCAGACATGAAAAAACTGCCGCAGGATACCCCGGTAACCGCGCAGACCAGCATTGGCGACAATGGCGAAATCGTTGAAAACAGCGTTCGCTATAACCCGCTCACCAAAGGCTGGCGCTTAATGCTGCGCGTCAAAGTGAAAGATGCCAAGAAAACCACGGACATGCGCGCCGCACTGGTCACTGCCGACCAGCCGCTGAGCGAAACCTGGAGCTATCAGCTGCCTGCCAATGAATAAGACAACGAAGTACATTGACGCTCTGCCGCTTTCAGATGCTGAAAAAGCCGCGTTACCCGGCACGGATCTCCGTGCCGTTCACGAAGCGCTGGATGCCGACCACCGGACTTTTGCGCGTGACGACGATACTCCCTTAGCGTCGGTTAAAGCGCGTCTCGAGCACAGCTGGCCGGACTCATTAGCGAAAGGTCAACTGATCAAAGACGATGAAGGTCGTGATCAACTGCGGGCAATGCCAGAAGCGAAACGTTCCTCCATGTTCCCCGACCCGTGGCGCACCAACCCGATTGGCCGTTTCTGGGACCGGCTGCGTGGGCGCGACGTTACCCCCCGTTATCTGGCGCGTCTGACAAAAGAAGAACAGGAGCGTGAGCAGAAGTGGCGTATGGTCGGCTCAATTCGCCGTTATATTCTGCTGCTGTTAACCCTGGCGCAGACCGTCGTCGCCACCTGGTATATGAAAACCATTCTGCCCTATCAGGGCTGGGCGCTGATCAACCCGGCGGATATGGTCGGTCAGGATCTGTGGGTCTCCTTTATGCAGCTTCTGCCATATGTGCTGCAAACCGGGATCCTCATCCTCTTCGCCGTACTGTTTTGCTGGGTGTCGGCGGGCTTCTGGACCGCGCTGATGGGTTTTTTGCAACTGCTCATCGGCAAAGACAAATACAGTATTTCCGCCTCCACGACCGGCAATGAGCCGATCAACCCGGAACATCGCACCGCGCTTATCATGCCTATCTGTAACGAGGACGTGAATCGCGTCTTCGCCGGGCTGCGCGCGACCTGGGAATCAGTCAAAGCGACGGGCCAGGCACAGCATTTTGACGTCTACATCCTGAGCGACAGCTACAACCCCGATATCTGCGTGGCTGAGCAAAAAGCGTGGATGGAGTTGATTGCCGAAGTGCAGGGCGAAGGGCAGATCTTCTACCGTCGCCGTCGTCGTCGCGTGAAGCGCAAAAGCGGCAACATCGATGATTTTTGCCGTCGCTGGGGCAGCCAGTACAGCTACATGGTGGTGCTGGATGCCGACTCCGTGATGAGCGGCGAGTGCCTGACCGGGCTGGTACGTCTGATGGAAGCGAACCCGAATGCCGGGATCATCCAGTCGTCGCCGAAAGCCTCCGGGATGGACACGCTGTATGCGCGTTGTCAGCAGTTTGCTACTCGTGTTTATGGCCCGCTGTTCACTGCCGGTCTGCATTTCTGGCAACTGGGAGAATCCCACTACTGGGGACACAACGCCATCATCCGCGTGAAGCCGTTCATCGAGCACTGCGCGCTGGCGCCGTTGCCGGGTGAGGGTAACTTTGCCGGTTCCATCTTGTCGCATGACTTTGTGGAAGCCGCGCTGATGCGTCGTGCTGGCTGGGGCGTGTGGATTGCTTACGATCTTCCGGGCTCGTATGAAGAGCTGCCGCCGAACCTGCTGGATGAACTCAAGCGTGACCGCCGCTGGTGCCAGGGTAACCTGATGAACTTCCGCCTGTTCCTGGTGAAAGGGATGCACCCGGTGCACCGCGCGGTGTTCCTGACCGGCGTTATGTCTTATCTCTCCGCGCCGTTGTGGTTTATGTTCCTCGCGTTGTCGACCGCGCTGCAGGTGGTGCATGCGCTGACCGAACCGCAATACTTCCTGCAGCCGCGGCAGCTGT from Trabulsiella odontotermitis includes the following:
- a CDS encoding TorD/DmsD family molecular chaperone, producing the protein MNEFSILCRVLGSLYYRQPQDPLLMPLFTLIREGKLAESWPLEQDELLERLQKSCDGQQIAADYNALFVGAECSVPPFASHWQSEIKEADVRAFLSERGMPLSDAPADHLGTLLLAASWLEDQSEEDESEALETLFAEYLLPWCGTFLGKLEAHAATPFWRTMAPLTREAISAMWDELQEENEE
- a CDS encoding DUF1097 domain-containing protein produces the protein MNILFSIALTTGILSGIWGWVAVSLGLLSWAGFLGCTAYFACPQGGLKGLLIATCTVMSGVLWAQVIMYGSALAPHLEILSYAMNGIVAFLMCIQAKQLLLSFVPGTFIGAGATFAGQGDWRVIVPSLALGLLFGYAMKNSGLWLASRRMKAESPSLQRE
- the csgG gene encoding curli production assembly/transport protein CsgG, whose translation is MQRLLLLLAVSLMSGCLTAPPKEAAKPTLMPRAQSYRDLTHLPMPSGKIFVSVYNIQDETGQFKPYPASNFSTAVPQSATAMLVTALKDSRWFVPLERQGLQNLLNERKIIRAAQENGTVAINNRIPLQSLTAANIMIEGSIIGYESNVKSGGVGARYFGIGADTQYQLDQIAVNLRVVNVSTGEVLSSVNTSKTILSYEVQAGVFRFIDYQRLLEGEIGYTANEPVMLCLMSAIETGVIYLINDGIDRSLWDLQNKADLNNPVLAKYREMSVPPES
- the csgF gene encoding curli production assembly/transport protein CsgF encodes the protein MRIAYAVISLILIPTVSWGGNMVFQFRNPNFGGNPNNGAFLLNSAQAQNSYKDPSYEDYGVETPSALDNFTQAIQSQILGGLLTNINTGKPGRMVTNDFIIDITNRDGQLQLNVTDRKTGKTSTIEVSGLQTNSTDF
- the csgE gene encoding curli production assembly/transport protein CsgE, with translation MKRYFAWFVAAELLLATGDLHAVEVEIPGLITDHTVSSVGHDFYRSFSDKWESEYKGNLTINERPSARWGSWITIAINQDVIFQTFLFPTRRDFENTVGQALAATDEAIKRRQIDQTLLSTKDLAQDEF
- the csgD gene encoding biofilm master transcriptional regulator CsgD codes for the protein MFNEVHSIHGHTLLLITKPSLQATALLQHLKHSLVLTTKLHNIQRSLDDISANSIILFDMMEADKKLIHYWQENLSRKNNNIRMLLLNTPDEYPFRDIENWPHINGVFYVSEDESRLLEGLQGVLRGECYFSQKLASYLITHSGNYRYNGTDTTLLTHREKEILNKLRIGASNNEIARSLFISENTVKTHLYNLFKKISVKNRTQAVSWANDNLRR
- the csgB gene encoding curli minor subunit CsgB is translated as MKNKLLFMVLIILGSPGLVIAAGNDLANSEYNLAVNELSNPSYNQAAIIGQQGGYNNATIRQSGSKVLSVISQEGSANRARIDQSGTYNLAYIAQAGSANDANIQQGGYGNTAAIIQKGSGNKADITQYGTQKTAVVVQRQSQMAIRVIQR
- the csgA gene encoding curli major subunit CsgA, producing the protein MKLIKVAAFAAIVVSGSALAGLVPQYGGGHGGGGGSTTGPESTMSIYQYGGGNMATALQSDARNSDLTIKQYGGANAADVGQGSDTSSIDLLQKGYANNATIDQWNSKNSEVEVRQFGASNGALVNQSASDSSVTVHQVGFGNNATASQY
- the csgC gene encoding curli assembly chaperone CsgC; translated protein: MHSLLLLAVLSNQIAFDVAQQGDITTIIPVVTLTQSCVCRVQVLTLREGQSGTSQIQQSKTLSLPANQAIDLPLLRINLTPEDTVKVVVTVTDGQALHLSQQWLSSNKT
- a CDS encoding type 1 fimbrial protein codes for the protein MKTFVSTTLSLLLLISSTVSLAATTSPGGVIHFRGAIVEDPCNIARTAENVALSCYRDGVTKTSVYSLEQAEKGVKGNSAIAAVKMDYINPQKTLAVLRVDYQ
- the mdoC gene encoding glucans biosynthesis protein MdoC; this translates as MNKVPPQREYFLDSIRAWLMLLGIPFHISLIYSSHVWHVNSAEPSWWLTLFNDFIHSFRMQVFFVISGYFSYMLFLRYPLKKWWKVRVERVGIPLLTAIPLLTLPQFIMLQYVKGKTDSWQELSLYDKYNTLVWELISHLWFLLVLVVLTTVSIVVFRWLRRRQTRARKRFFEHVTLGQLTLLFLALGVLYGAIRRTLFIVYPPILSDGLFNFAVMQTLFYVPFFIIGAQAFINPRLKAMFTTPSPWCAVGAVLGFIAYRLNQQYGSGDAWMYETESVITMVLGLWMVNVVFAFGHRLLNFQSARVTYFVNASLFIYLVHHPLTLFYGAWITPFITSDTLGFLAGLVFVIGCALILYEIHLRIPLLRFLFSGKPLQAPKKAQASAS
- the mdoG gene encoding glucans biosynthesis protein MdoG, translating into MKHKPQMMKLRWIGAAVMLSLCTSSAWAFSIDDVAKQAKSLAGKGYEAPKSNLPSAFRDMKYADYQKIQFNHDKAYWSNIKTPFKLEFYHQGMYFDTPVTVNEVTATAVRKIKYSPDYFNFGDVPHDKDTVKDLGFAGFKILYPINSKDKNDEIVSMLGASYFRVIGQGQVYGLSARGLAIDTALPSGEEFPRFREFWIERPKPTDKRLTIYALLDSPRAAGAYRFVVIPGRDTVVDVQSKIYLRDKVGKLGVAPLTSMFLYGPNQPSPTTNYRPEMHDSNGLSIHAGNGEWIWRPLNNPKHLAVSSYETENPQGFGLLQRGRQFSRFEDLDDRYDLRPSAWITPKGDWGKGKIELVEIPTNDETNDNVVAYWTPEQLPEAGKEMNYKYTITFSRDEDKLHAPDNAFVMQTRRSTGDVKQANLIRQPDGTIAFVVDFTGADMKKLPQDTPVTAQTSIGDNGEIVENSVRYNPLTKGWRLMLRVKVKDAKKTTDMRAALVTADQPLSETWSYQLPANE
- the mdoH gene encoding glucans biosynthesis glucosyltransferase MdoH encodes the protein MNKTTKYIDALPLSDAEKAALPGTDLRAVHEALDADHRTFARDDDTPLASVKARLEHSWPDSLAKGQLIKDDEGRDQLRAMPEAKRSSMFPDPWRTNPIGRFWDRLRGRDVTPRYLARLTKEEQEREQKWRMVGSIRRYILLLLTLAQTVVATWYMKTILPYQGWALINPADMVGQDLWVSFMQLLPYVLQTGILILFAVLFCWVSAGFWTALMGFLQLLIGKDKYSISASTTGNEPINPEHRTALIMPICNEDVNRVFAGLRATWESVKATGQAQHFDVYILSDSYNPDICVAEQKAWMELIAEVQGEGQIFYRRRRRRVKRKSGNIDDFCRRWGSQYSYMVVLDADSVMSGECLTGLVRLMEANPNAGIIQSSPKASGMDTLYARCQQFATRVYGPLFTAGLHFWQLGESHYWGHNAIIRVKPFIEHCALAPLPGEGNFAGSILSHDFVEAALMRRAGWGVWIAYDLPGSYEELPPNLLDELKRDRRWCQGNLMNFRLFLVKGMHPVHRAVFLTGVMSYLSAPLWFMFLALSTALQVVHALTEPQYFLQPRQLFPVWPQWRPELAIALFASTMVLLFLPKLLSIILVWCKGSKEYGGFFRVTISLLLEVLFSVLLAPVRMLFHTVFVVSAFLGWEVVWNSPQRDDDSTPWGEAFMRHGSQLVLGLVWAVGMAWLDLRFLFWLAPIVFSLILSPFVSVISSRATVGLRSKRWKLFLIPEEYSPPQVLEDTDKYLALNRGRELEHGFMHAVFNPSFNALATAMATARHRESHVLEIARDRHVEQALNETPDKLNRDRRLVLLSDPVTLSRLHYRVWASPERYSSWVSYYQQLALDPLTLKAK